One segment of Scyliorhinus torazame isolate Kashiwa2021f chromosome 14, sScyTor2.1, whole genome shotgun sequence DNA contains the following:
- the u2surp gene encoding U2 snRNP-associated SURP motif-containing protein isoform X2 codes for MIEFVVREGPMFEAMIMNREISNPMFRFLFENQSPAHVYYRWKLYSILQGDSPTKWRTVDFRMFKNGSFWRPPPLNPYLQEILEETESHVEENVKKGQLKEDQRDKLEELLRGLTPRKNDVGDAMVFCLNHAEAAEEIVECIAESLSILKTPLPKKIARLYLVSDVLYNSSAKVANASYYRKFFESKLCQIFANLNATYKSIQGHLQSENFKQRVMGCFRAWEDWTVYPDPFLIKLQNIFLGLVDLEEESKEVCKPQNVYLGLVDVEEVKEISKRQPEPEELDGAPVEEEFDGAPLEDVDGVPIDLGTVLEDLDGIPMKVLDDDLDGIPIDGLEDPKKFQSVFKVAPSKWEAVDESALESQAVTTSKWELFDQPTESEEDEQPADSTLKESDDEDDDDIDDQMSRSEELLYFCNPIKEEMMESKPILKYSEMSEEKRAKLREIELKVMKFQDELESGKRPKKAGQSMQEQVEHYRDKLLQREREKEMERERERDKKDKEKDVIKSEYRIKDRKEKESSSSPSSKERKRKHSASVSPIRITRRVKSPSPRSEWSDRSRTKDSPHTRSAHKDTPRETNKKSKRSRSGSRTPKRSKRSRSRTPRKSSKKSRSQSRSPHRSHKKSKKSKH; via the exons ATGATCGAATTTGTGGTGCGTGAAGGACCAATGTTCGAAGCTATGATTATGAACAGAGAAATTAGCAACCCCATGTTCAG ATTCCTTTTCGAGAATCAAAGCCCAGCCCATGTTTATTACCGATGGAAATTGTATTCAATACTACAG GGGGATTCACCAACCAAATGGCGAACTGTAGATTTCCGCATGTTCAAGAATGGATCATTTTGGCGACCGCCACCCCTCAACCCATACCTACAAGAAATATTAGAAGAAACCGAATCGCATGTTGAGGAGAATGTAAAGAAGGGGCAGTTGAAAGAAGA TCAAAGGGATAAATTGGAAGAGCTCTTGCGGGGACTTACCCCACGTAAAAATGACGTTGGTGATGCTATGGTGTTCTGCCTGAATCATGCTGAAGCTGCTGAAGAAATTGTGGAATGTATTGCAGAATCTTTGTCCATATTGAAGACTCCGTTGCCTAAAAAG attgcgaGGCTTTACTTGGTGTCAGATGTACTGTATAATTCTTCTGCTAAAGTTGCAAATGCCTCGTATTACAGAAAATT CTTTGAATCGAAGTTGTGCCAGATATTTGCAAATCTTAATGCAACCTACAAGTCAATACAAGGTCACTTACAATCTGAGAATTTCAAG CAAAGAGTGATGGGTTGCTTTAGAGCATGGGAAGATTGGACAGTTTACCCTGACCCATTCCTCATTAAACTCCAAAATATCTTTCTTGGACTTGTAGATCTTGAGGAAGAAAGTAAAGAAGTCTGCAAACCCCAG AATGTCTACCTTGGACTTGTGGATGTTGAAGAAGTCAAAGAAATTTCTAAGCGACAG CCAGAGCCTGAAgaactagatggagcaccagttgAGGAAGAATTTGATGGTGCCCCATTGGAAGATGTAGATGGAGTTCCAATTGATCTAGGCACTGTTCTTGAAGATCTTGATGGTATTCCTATGAAGGTGCTAGATGATGATCTTGATGGTATTCCCA TTGATGGCCTTGAAGACCCCAAGAAGTTTCAGTCCGTTTTTAAAGTTGCTCCATCGAAATGGGAAGCTGTAGATGAATCAGCGTTGGAATCGCAGG CTGTTACAACTTCAAAATGGGAACTTTTTGACCAGCCGACTGAATCGGAAGAGGATGAACAACCAGC AGACAGTACATTAAAAGAAAGCGACGATGAAGATGATGATGATATTGATGATCAAATGTCCAGGTCAGAGGAGCTGCTTTATTTTTGTAACCCAATTAAAGAAGAAATGATGGAATCCAAGCCCATTCTTAAATATTCAGAAATGTCTGAAGAAAAGCGAGCCAAGCTTCGagaaatagag ctTAAGGTAATGAAATTCCAGGATGAGTTAGAATCTGGGAAAAGGCCTAAAAAGGCAGGTCAGTCCATGCAAGAGCAAGTGGAACATTATAGGGACAAGCTACTTCAAAGG GAGAGGGAGAAAGAAATGGAAAGAGAAAGGGAGCGTGACAAAAAGGACAAAGAGAAAGATGTGATTAAATCAGAGTACCGTATAAAAGATAGGAAAGAAAAAGAAAGCTCCTCGTCTCCTTCAAGCAAAGAGAG AAAAAGGAAACACAGTGCATCTGTCAGTCCAATTCGTATTACCAGGCGTGTAAAGTCACCATCACCGCGTTCAGAATGGTCAGATAGATCACGTACCAAAGACAGTCCCCACACCAGGTCGGCCCATAAAGACACACCTAGAGAAACAAATAAGAAGTCCAAAAG